The Pseudomonas allokribbensis genome has a window encoding:
- the ftsB gene encoding cell division protein FtsB, which produces MRSPYWLFLVLLLLLAGLQYRLWVGNGSLAQVAELNQQIADQHAENEALLERNRVMDAEVSELKKGMETVEERARHELGMVKDGETLYQLAQ; this is translated from the coding sequence ATGCGCAGTCCTTACTGGTTGTTTCTCGTCTTGCTCTTGCTGCTGGCCGGTCTGCAGTACCGCCTGTGGGTGGGCAATGGCAGTCTGGCGCAAGTTGCCGAACTGAATCAGCAGATTGCTGATCAGCACGCCGAGAACGAAGCCTTGCTGGAGCGCAACCGGGTGATGGACGCTGAAGTCAGTGAGTTGAAGAAAGGCATGGAGACCGTTGAAGAGCGGGCTCGTCACGAACTGGGCATGGTCAAGGACGGCGAAACCCTTTACCAGTTGGCCCAATGA
- a CDS encoding protein-L-isoaspartate(D-aspartate) O-methyltransferase — MTSQRTRERLIQRLYEEGLSNANVLEVIRRTPRHLFVDEALAHRAYEDTALPIGHNQTISQPYMVARMSELLLEAGPLDKVLEIGTGSGYQTAVLSQLVERVFSVERIKVLQDRAKERLVELNLRNVVFRWGDGWEGWPALAPYNGIIVTAVATDVPQALLDQLAPGGRLVIPVGSGEVQQLMLIVREENGFSRHVLGAVRFVPLLNGPLA; from the coding sequence ATGACCTCCCAGCGCACCCGTGAACGCCTGATTCAGCGGTTATATGAAGAAGGCTTGTCCAACGCCAATGTGCTGGAAGTGATCCGTCGTACGCCGCGTCATCTGTTTGTCGATGAAGCGCTGGCGCACCGGGCCTATGAAGACACGGCGCTGCCGATCGGCCACAACCAGACCATCTCCCAGCCTTATATGGTCGCGCGCATGAGCGAGTTGCTGCTCGAGGCGGGGCCGCTGGACAAGGTGCTGGAGATCGGCACCGGTTCCGGTTACCAGACGGCGGTGTTGTCGCAACTGGTCGAGCGGGTGTTCTCTGTCGAGCGGATCAAGGTGCTGCAGGATCGGGCCAAGGAGCGTCTGGTCGAACTCAACCTGCGCAACGTGGTGTTCCGCTGGGGCGATGGCTGGGAAGGGTGGCCGGCGCTGGCGCCTTATAACGGCATCATCGTCACGGCCGTGGCGACCGATGTGCCACAGGCCTTGCTCGATCAACTGGCGCCCGGCGGTCGGCTGGTGATTCCGGTCGGTTCCGGAGAAGTGCAGCAATTGATGCTGATCGTGCGCGAAGAAAACGGCTTCTCCCGACACGTTCTCGGGGCGGTTCGCTTCGTGCCATTGCTCAACGGGCCGCTGGCCTGA
- the kdsA gene encoding 3-deoxy-8-phosphooctulonate synthase yields MAQKIIRVGDIEIANDKPMVLFGGMNVLESRDMAMQVCEEYVKVTEKLGIPYVFKASFDKANRSSVTSYRGPGLEEGMRIFQDIKQAFGVPIITDVHEPDQAAVVAEVCDIIQLPAFLSRQTDLVVAMAKTNAVINIKKAQFLAPQEMKHILNKCVEAGNDQLILCERGSSFGYNNLVVDMLGFGIMKQFEYPVFFDVTHSLQMPGGRSDSAGGRRAQVTDLAKAGMSQSLAGLFLEAHPDPDNAKCDGPCALRLDKLEPFLAQLKALDELVKSFPTVETA; encoded by the coding sequence ATGGCACAGAAGATTATCCGCGTCGGCGACATCGAGATTGCCAACGACAAACCCATGGTGCTGTTCGGCGGCATGAACGTGCTGGAAAGCCGTGACATGGCCATGCAGGTTTGCGAAGAGTACGTGAAGGTCACCGAAAAACTCGGTATCCCTTACGTGTTCAAGGCCAGTTTCGACAAGGCCAACCGTTCTTCTGTGACCTCCTATCGCGGTCCTGGCCTGGAAGAGGGCATGCGCATCTTCCAGGACATCAAACAAGCCTTCGGCGTACCGATCATCACCGACGTCCACGAGCCTGACCAGGCCGCGGTCGTCGCTGAGGTCTGCGACATCATCCAGCTGCCGGCCTTCCTGTCGCGCCAGACCGACCTCGTGGTCGCCATGGCCAAGACCAATGCCGTCATCAACATCAAGAAAGCCCAGTTCCTCGCGCCTCAGGAAATGAAACACATCCTGAACAAGTGTGTGGAAGCGGGTAACGATCAACTGATCCTCTGCGAGCGCGGTTCGAGCTTCGGCTACAACAACCTCGTGGTCGACATGCTCGGCTTCGGCATCATGAAGCAGTTCGAGTACCCGGTGTTCTTCGACGTGACCCATTCGCTGCAAATGCCGGGCGGTCGTTCCGACTCCGCCGGTGGTCGCCGCGCCCAGGTCACCGACCTGGCCAAGGCTGGCATGAGCCAGTCGCTGGCGGGCCTGTTCCTCGAAGCGCATCCGGATCCGGACAACGCCAAATGCGACGGCCCTTGCGCCTTGCGTCTGGACAAACTGGAGCCATTCCTGGCCCAGCTCAAAGCCCTGGACGAACTGGTGAAGAGTTTTCCGACGGTAGAAACCGCGTAA
- the fghA gene encoding S-formylglutathione hydrolase, whose amino-acid sequence MSLENISCQKSFGGWHKRYRHRSDVLGCDMVFAVYLPPQAEQGGKLPVLYWLSGLTCTDENFMQKAGAMRMAAELGLIIVAPDTSPRGADVPGDPDGAWDFGLGAGFYLNATQEPWSRHYRMHDYVVQELPSLVEAHFPASDKRSISGHSMGGHGALVCALRNPGRYQSVSAFSPINNPMDCPWGQKAFSRYLGEDRSKWREWDACALIAEADEKLPLLVDQGDRDDFLATQLKPEALQQAAKQAGHPLTLRLQPGYDHSYFFIASFIDDHLQHHARALKG is encoded by the coding sequence ATGAGTCTGGAAAACATCTCCTGTCAGAAGAGTTTCGGCGGTTGGCACAAGCGCTATCGCCATCGTTCCGATGTGTTGGGCTGCGACATGGTGTTCGCCGTGTACCTGCCGCCGCAGGCAGAGCAGGGCGGCAAGCTGCCGGTGCTGTACTGGTTATCGGGCCTGACGTGCACGGACGAGAACTTCATGCAGAAGGCCGGCGCCATGCGCATGGCGGCTGAACTGGGATTGATCATCGTGGCGCCGGACACCAGTCCCCGTGGCGCCGATGTACCGGGTGATCCGGATGGCGCGTGGGATTTCGGCCTCGGTGCCGGGTTCTATCTGAATGCCACGCAGGAACCGTGGTCGCGGCACTATCGGATGCATGACTATGTCGTGCAGGAATTGCCTTCACTGGTTGAAGCGCATTTCCCGGCTTCGGACAAGCGCAGCATCAGTGGCCATTCCATGGGCGGTCACGGTGCATTGGTCTGTGCATTGCGCAACCCTGGGCGTTACCAATCGGTGTCGGCGTTTTCGCCGATCAACAATCCGATGGATTGCCCGTGGGGCCAGAAGGCATTTTCCCGTTATCTGGGCGAAGACCGTTCGAAATGGCGCGAGTGGGATGCCTGTGCGCTGATCGCCGAGGCGGACGAAAAACTGCCATTGCTGGTCGATCAGGGTGACCGCGACGATTTCCTTGCCACCCAGCTCAAGCCGGAAGCGCTGCAACAAGCGGCAAAACAGGCGGGTCATCCACTGACGTTGCGCCTGCAACCGGGCTACGACCACAGCTATTTCTTCATTGCGAGCTTCATTGACGACCACTTGCAGCATCACGCACGCGCCCTCAAGGGCTAA
- the ispD gene encoding 2-C-methyl-D-erythritol 4-phosphate cytidylyltransferase, whose translation MIDSLPAFWAVIPAAGVGARMAADRPKQYLQLGGRTILEHSLGCFLDHPSLKGLVVSLAVDDPYWPNLACVSDPRIQRVEGGAERSGSVLNALLHLHAQGADDEDWVLVHDAARPNLSRDDLDKLLAELANDPVGGLLAVPARDTLKRVDKHGRVVETVDRSVIWQAYTPQMFRLGALHRALADSLVADALITDEASAMEWAGLAPRLIEGRADNLKVTRPEDLEWLRQRWANRR comes from the coding sequence ATGATCGATTCCCTGCCGGCCTTCTGGGCCGTGATTCCTGCCGCGGGCGTCGGTGCCCGTATGGCCGCGGACCGTCCCAAGCAATACCTGCAACTGGGCGGGCGCACAATTCTCGAACACAGCCTCGGCTGTTTCCTCGATCACCCGAGCCTCAAGGGCCTGGTGGTCAGTCTTGCTGTCGATGATCCTTATTGGCCGAACCTGGCTTGCGTCAGCGATCCGCGGATTCAGCGGGTCGAGGGTGGCGCCGAGCGTTCAGGTTCGGTGCTCAACGCTTTGCTGCACCTGCACGCGCAAGGTGCTGACGACGAGGACTGGGTGCTGGTGCACGATGCGGCACGGCCCAATCTGAGCCGTGACGATCTCGATAAACTGCTGGCTGAGCTGGCGAACGATCCGGTCGGTGGCTTGCTGGCCGTGCCGGCGCGCGACACCCTGAAACGGGTCGACAAGCACGGTCGAGTGGTCGAAACCGTGGATCGCAGCGTGATCTGGCAGGCCTACACGCCGCAGATGTTCCGCCTCGGAGCACTGCACCGCGCACTGGCGGACAGTCTGGTGGCCGATGCGCTGATCACCGATGAAGCCTCGGCGATGGAGTGGGCCGGGTTGGCGCCGCGCCTGATCGAGGGTCGCGCGGATAACCTGAAAGTCACCCGCCCGGAAGACCTCGAATGGTTGCGCCAGCGCTGGGCCAACCGTCGTTAA
- a CDS encoding CTP synthase, whose translation MTRYIFVTGGVVSSLGKGIASASLAAILEARGLKVTMLKLDPYINVDPGTMSPFQHGEVFVTHDGAETDLDLGHYERFIRTTMTQNNNFTTGRVYEHVLRKERRGDYLGATIQVIPHITDEIKRRIIKGAGDADVALVEIGGTVGDIESQPFLEAIRQLRVEVGSKRAMLMHLTLVPYIATAGETKTKPTQHSVKELRSIGLQPDVLICRSDHPVDVSSRRKIALFTNVEERAVISLEDVDTIYKIPAVLHAQGLDDFVVERFGLQCNGADLSEWEKVVDAKLNPEHEVTIAMVGKYMELLDAYKSLIEAMSHAGITNRTKVNLRYIDSEDIENQGTALLEGVDAILVPGGFGLRGVEGKITAVQYARENKVPYLGICLGMQVAVIEFARNVMGWKDANSTEFDRASGHPVVGLITEWEDATGAVETRTESSDLGGTMRLGAQECLLEAGSKVHDCYGKDVIVERHRHRYEVNNNLLPQIIEAGLKISGRSADAALVEVVEAPDHPWFVACQFHPEFTSTPRDGHPLFSGFVKAALAQHQKKA comes from the coding sequence ATGACGCGCTACATATTCGTCACGGGCGGTGTTGTTTCTTCTTTGGGGAAAGGCATTGCATCGGCTTCATTGGCGGCCATCCTGGAGGCGCGGGGGCTTAAGGTCACCATGCTGAAGCTGGATCCGTACATCAACGTCGACCCGGGCACCATGAGCCCGTTCCAGCACGGTGAAGTGTTCGTCACCCACGACGGCGCCGAGACCGACCTGGACCTGGGCCACTACGAGCGGTTCATCCGCACGACCATGACCCAGAACAACAACTTCACCACTGGCCGTGTCTACGAGCACGTGCTGCGCAAAGAGCGCCGTGGTGACTACCTGGGTGCAACCATCCAGGTGATTCCGCACATCACCGACGAAATCAAGCGTCGCATCATCAAGGGCGCCGGCGATGCCGACGTGGCCCTGGTGGAAATCGGCGGTACCGTTGGCGATATCGAATCGCAACCGTTCCTCGAAGCCATCCGCCAGCTGCGTGTGGAAGTCGGTTCCAAGCGCGCGATGCTGATGCACCTGACTCTGGTTCCGTACATCGCCACCGCTGGCGAGACCAAGACCAAGCCGACCCAGCACTCCGTAAAAGAGCTGCGTTCGATCGGCCTGCAGCCAGACGTGCTGATCTGCCGCTCCGACCATCCGGTGGATGTGTCGTCGCGTCGCAAGATCGCGCTGTTCACCAACGTTGAAGAGCGTGCGGTGATCTCCCTGGAAGACGTCGACACCATCTACAAGATCCCGGCCGTGCTGCACGCTCAGGGTCTGGACGATTTCGTCGTCGAGCGTTTCGGCCTGCAATGCAATGGCGCCGACCTTTCCGAGTGGGAAAAGGTCGTCGATGCCAAGCTCAATCCAGAGCACGAAGTCACCATCGCGATGGTCGGCAAGTACATGGAGCTGCTGGACGCCTACAAGTCGCTGATCGAAGCGATGAGTCACGCCGGCATCACCAACCGCACCAAGGTCAACCTGCGCTACATCGATTCCGAAGACATCGAGAACCAGGGCACCGCGCTGCTGGAAGGCGTCGACGCGATCCTCGTACCGGGCGGCTTCGGTCTGCGTGGCGTGGAAGGCAAGATCACTGCCGTTCAATACGCTCGCGAAAACAAGGTTCCATACCTGGGTATCTGCCTGGGCATGCAAGTGGCGGTCATCGAGTTCGCCCGTAACGTGATGGGCTGGAAAGACGCCAACTCCACCGAGTTCGATCGTGCCAGCGGCCATCCGGTTGTCGGTCTGATCACCGAGTGGGAAGACGCCACCGGTGCAGTCGAAACCCGTACCGAATCGTCCGATCTGGGCGGCACCATGCGCCTCGGCGCTCAGGAATGCCTGCTCGAAGCCGGCTCCAAGGTGCACGACTGCTACGGCAAGGATGTGATTGTCGAGCGTCACCGTCACCGTTACGAAGTGAACAACAACCTGCTGCCGCAAATCATCGAGGCCGGCCTGAAGATTTCCGGTCGCTCCGCTGATGCTGCGCTGGTTGAAGTGGTCGAAGCACCGGATCATCCATGGTTCGTCGCTTGCCAGTTCCACCCAGAGTTCACCTCGACGCCTCGCGATGGCCATCCGCTGTTCAGCGGCTTCGTCAAAGCGGCATTGGCTCAACACCAGAAGAAGGCGTAA
- the surE gene encoding 5'/3'-nucleotidase SurE, with product MRILISNDDGVTAPGLAALYAALADYTECVVIAPEQDKSGASSSLTLDRPLHPQYLANGFISLNGTPTDCVHLGLNGLLEREPDMVVSGINLGANLGDDVLYSGTVAAALEGRFLERPSFAFSLASRQVDNLPTAAYFARKLVEAHAGLDLPPRTVLNVNIPNLPIDHIRGIQLTRLGHRARAAAPMKVVDPRGKAGYWIAAAGDAEDGGPGTDFHAVMQGYVSITPLQLDRTFNDAFRNLDGWLEGLN from the coding sequence ATGCGTATTCTGATTTCTAACGACGATGGGGTAACCGCACCCGGTCTTGCCGCGCTTTATGCTGCGCTGGCGGATTACACCGAATGCGTGGTTATCGCCCCGGAACAGGACAAGAGCGGTGCCAGCAGTTCGCTGACGCTGGATCGTCCGCTGCACCCGCAATACCTGGCCAACGGTTTCATCAGTCTCAACGGCACGCCGACCGACTGTGTGCACTTGGGGCTCAATGGTTTGCTGGAGCGCGAGCCGGACATGGTGGTTTCGGGCATCAACCTCGGCGCCAACCTGGGCGACGACGTGTTGTATTCCGGGACAGTGGCGGCGGCCCTTGAAGGCCGCTTTCTCGAACGCCCATCGTTTGCCTTCTCGCTGGCCTCCCGGCAGGTGGACAATCTGCCCACCGCTGCCTACTTTGCGCGCAAACTGGTTGAGGCCCACGCCGGGCTCGATCTGCCACCGCGCACGGTACTGAACGTGAACATTCCCAATCTGCCCATCGATCATATTCGCGGCATTCAGCTGACTCGCCTGGGGCATCGCGCCCGTGCGGCAGCGCCGATGAAAGTGGTCGATCCCCGTGGCAAGGCCGGTTACTGGATTGCCGCCGCCGGCGATGCGGAAGACGGCGGGCCGGGCACTGATTTCCATGCGGTGATGCAGGGCTACGTTTCCATCACTCCGTTGCAGCTCGATCGCACCTTCAATGATGCCTTCAGAAATCTCGACGGCTGGCTGGAGGGGCTCAACTGA
- a CDS encoding S-(hydroxymethyl)glutathione dehydrogenase/class III alcohol dehydrogenase: MIKSRAAVAFEAKKPLEIVEVDVAMPKAGEVLLRVVASGVCHTDAYTLSGADPEGIFPSILGHEGGAIVEAIGEGVTSVAVGDHVIPLYTPECGQCKFCKSGKTNLCQAIRATQGKGLMPDGTSRFSYKGQTIFHYMGTSTFSEYTVLPEISVAKISKDAPLEKVCLLGCGVTTGIGAVINTAKVKPGDTVAIFGLGGIGLSAVIGAVKAKASRIIAIDINPAKFEIARQLGATDCVNPKDFDRPIQEVIVDMTDGGVDFSFECIGNVQLMRAALECCHKGWGESVIIGVAGAGQEIATRPFQLVTGRVWRGSAFGGVRGRTELPSYVDMAQSGEIPLDTFITHTMGLEDINKAFDLMHEGKSIRTVIHF, from the coding sequence ATGATCAAGTCGCGCGCCGCCGTTGCCTTCGAGGCCAAGAAGCCGCTGGAAATCGTAGAAGTCGATGTCGCCATGCCCAAGGCCGGTGAAGTGTTGCTGCGTGTGGTGGCTTCCGGGGTTTGCCACACCGACGCCTACACCCTGTCCGGTGCTGACCCGGAAGGTATCTTCCCGTCGATCCTCGGCCACGAAGGTGGTGCCATCGTTGAAGCGATCGGCGAGGGCGTGACCTCGGTGGCCGTCGGCGACCACGTGATTCCGCTGTACACCCCGGAATGCGGCCAGTGCAAGTTCTGCAAATCGGGCAAGACCAACCTGTGTCAGGCGATTCGCGCCACTCAGGGCAAGGGCCTGATGCCGGATGGCACTTCGCGCTTTTCCTACAAGGGCCAAACGATTTTCCACTACATGGGTACCTCGACGTTCTCCGAGTACACCGTGCTGCCGGAAATCTCCGTGGCCAAGATCTCCAAGGATGCACCGCTGGAAAAGGTCTGCCTGCTCGGTTGCGGCGTGACCACCGGTATCGGTGCAGTGATCAACACCGCCAAGGTCAAACCGGGTGACACCGTGGCCATCTTCGGTCTCGGCGGCATCGGTCTGTCGGCCGTGATTGGTGCAGTGAAGGCCAAGGCCTCGCGCATCATTGCCATCGACATCAACCCGGCCAAGTTCGAAATCGCCAGGCAACTGGGCGCTACCGACTGCGTGAACCCGAAAGATTTCGATCGTCCGATCCAGGAAGTGATCGTCGACATGACCGATGGCGGCGTCGACTTCTCCTTCGAATGCATCGGCAACGTGCAATTGATGCGTGCGGCCCTCGAGTGCTGCCATAAAGGCTGGGGCGAGTCGGTGATCATCGGTGTTGCCGGTGCGGGCCAGGAAATCGCCACCCGTCCGTTCCAGTTGGTGACCGGTCGCGTCTGGCGCGGTTCGGCGTTCGGCGGCGTGCGTGGCCGTACCGAGTTGCCAAGCTACGTCGACATGGCCCAAAGCGGCGAAATCCCGCTGGATACGTTCATCACCCATACCATGGGCCTGGAAGACATCAACAAGGCGTTCGATCTGATGCACGAAGGCAAGAGCATCCGCACCGTCATTCATTTCTGA
- a CDS encoding LysR substrate-binding domain-containing protein: protein MSENRWEGIDEFVAVAECSQFTAAAERLGVSSSHVSRQIVRLEERLQTRLLYRSTRRVTLTEAGQTFLQHCQRLQDGREEALRAVGDLTSEPKGMLRMTCAVAYGERFIVPLVTRFMGHYPQLRIDIELTNRQLDLVHEGLDLAIRLGRLQDSRLVATRLAPRRMYLCASPSYLERYGRPHSLSELSRHNCLIGSSDIWQLEQNGREFSQRVQGNWRCNSGQAVLDAALQGVGLCQLPDYYVLEHLHSGALISLLEAHQPPNTAVWALYPQQRHLSPKVRKLVDFLKEGLAERPEYRI from the coding sequence ATGTCCGAAAATCGCTGGGAAGGCATCGACGAGTTCGTCGCCGTTGCCGAGTGCAGCCAGTTCACCGCCGCCGCCGAACGCCTGGGTGTTTCTTCCTCGCATGTCAGTCGACAAATCGTACGACTCGAAGAGCGACTGCAGACACGACTGCTGTATCGCAGCACCCGGCGTGTCACCTTGACCGAAGCCGGCCAGACCTTCCTGCAACATTGCCAGCGTCTGCAGGATGGTCGCGAAGAAGCACTGCGTGCAGTCGGCGACCTGACCAGCGAACCCAAAGGCATGCTGCGCATGACCTGCGCCGTGGCCTACGGCGAGCGCTTCATCGTGCCGCTGGTGACGCGATTCATGGGGCACTATCCGCAGCTGCGCATCGATATAGAGCTGACCAACCGGCAGCTCGATCTGGTGCACGAAGGCCTGGATCTGGCGATCCGCCTCGGGCGTCTTCAGGATTCTCGGTTGGTGGCGACCCGGCTGGCACCGCGGCGCATGTACCTCTGCGCGTCGCCGTCCTACCTCGAACGATATGGTCGGCCACACAGTTTGTCGGAACTGAGCCGGCACAACTGCCTGATCGGCAGCTCGGATATCTGGCAACTGGAACAGAACGGGCGGGAATTTTCCCAGCGGGTACAGGGAAACTGGCGCTGCAACAGTGGGCAAGCGGTGCTGGATGCGGCGCTACAAGGCGTCGGTCTGTGTCAGTTGCCGGACTATTACGTGCTGGAGCACCTGCACAGCGGTGCGTTGATTTCGCTGCTGGAGGCGCATCAACCGCCGAATACGGCGGTGTGGGCGTTGTATCCGCAACAACGGCACTTGTCGCCGAAGGTGCGCAAACTGGTGGATTTTCTCAAGGAAGGCTTGGCCGAACGGCCGGAGTATCGGATTTAA
- the truD gene encoding tRNA pseudouridine(13) synthase TruD, which produces MNELQLLGPRAYGDALGTAVLKAIAEDFQVDEVLDIPFSGDGEHLWIWVEKRGLNTEEAARRIAKAAGVPLRTVSYAGLKDRQALTRQWFSVQLPGKADPDLSAAENDTLKILKTTRHKRKLQRGAHSANGFTLRLTQLNGDKAAIDERLQLIAKQGIPNYFGAQRFGHDGGNVVDARSWAARKALPEQRNVRSRLLSTARSFLFNQVLAARVADGTWQRAQVGDLLAFTDSRSFFPAGEAECSDPRLAILDLHPTGPQWGEGDSPAAGAVHDLEQAIAAGEADLRDWLINAGMSHERRILRLPIGGLTWHYPEPDILQLEFVLPAGCFATVLVRELVDLVPVGQTDSPCVF; this is translated from the coding sequence ATGAACGAACTGCAATTGCTCGGCCCACGGGCCTATGGCGACGCGCTCGGCACCGCGGTACTGAAAGCCATCGCCGAAGATTTCCAGGTCGATGAAGTCCTCGACATTCCGTTCAGCGGTGACGGCGAGCACCTGTGGATCTGGGTGGAAAAGCGCGGTCTGAACACCGAAGAAGCGGCACGCCGCATTGCCAAGGCGGCCGGTGTGCCGTTGCGCACGGTCAGCTATGCCGGCCTTAAAGACCGTCAGGCGCTGACACGTCAGTGGTTCAGCGTGCAACTGCCGGGCAAGGCCGATCCGGATCTGTCGGCGGCGGAAAACGACACGCTGAAGATCCTCAAGACCACTCGCCACAAGCGCAAGCTGCAACGCGGCGCGCATTCGGCCAATGGTTTCACCTTGCGCCTGACCCAGCTCAATGGCGACAAGGCTGCCATCGACGAGCGCCTGCAACTGATTGCCAAGCAAGGTATCCCGAACTACTTCGGCGCCCAGCGTTTTGGCCATGACGGTGGTAACGTCGTCGACGCTCGGTCATGGGCGGCGCGCAAGGCCCTGCCGGAGCAGCGCAATGTACGTTCGCGCCTGCTGTCGACTGCACGCAGCTTTCTGTTCAACCAGGTGCTGGCGGCACGAGTGGCTGATGGCACCTGGCAGCGCGCCCAGGTCGGCGATCTGCTGGCGTTCACCGACAGCCGCAGCTTTTTCCCGGCAGGTGAAGCCGAGTGCAGCGACCCGCGCCTGGCGATTCTCGATCTGCATCCGACCGGTCCGCAGTGGGGCGAAGGTGACTCACCGGCCGCCGGCGCTGTCCATGATCTGGAGCAGGCAATCGCCGCAGGCGAGGCGGATCTGCGCGATTGGTTGATTAATGCCGGTATGAGCCACGAACGTCGCATCCTTCGACTGCCCATTGGCGGGTTGACGTGGCATTATCCCGAGCCTGACATTCTGCAACTGGAATTCGTCCTCCCGGCCGGATGCTTCGCCACCGTATTGGTGCGCGAACTCGTTGATCTGGTGCCGGTGGGGCAGACGGACAGCCCATGCGTATTCTGA
- the ispF gene encoding 2-C-methyl-D-erythritol 2,4-cyclodiphosphate synthase, translating to MRIGHGYDVHRFAEGDFITLGGVRIAHGFGLLAHSDGDVLLHALSDALLGAAALGDIGKHFPDTDPQFKGADSRVLLRHVVSLIHAKGWKIGNVDNTIVAQAPKMAPHIESMRALIAADLQVELDQVNVKATTTEKLGFVGREEGIAVHSVALLLRA from the coding sequence ATGCGTATTGGCCACGGCTATGATGTGCACCGTTTCGCTGAAGGCGATTTCATTACTCTGGGCGGCGTGCGAATCGCACACGGCTTCGGGCTGCTCGCTCACTCCGACGGTGACGTCCTGCTGCATGCCTTGAGCGACGCCTTGCTCGGCGCGGCTGCGCTGGGTGATATCGGCAAGCACTTCCCGGACACCGACCCGCAATTCAAGGGCGCCGACAGCCGAGTGCTGTTGCGTCATGTGGTCAGCCTGATCCACGCCAAAGGCTGGAAAATCGGCAACGTCGACAACACCATCGTTGCCCAGGCACCGAAAATGGCCCCCCATATCGAATCGATGCGCGCGCTGATTGCCGCGGATCTGCAAGTAGAACTGGATCAAGTGAACGTGAAAGCCACCACCACCGAGAAGCTCGGCTTCGTCGGTCGCGAAGAAGGCATCGCCGTGCATTCCGTTGCCTTGTTGCTGCGCGCATGA
- the eno gene encoding phosphopyruvate hydratase: MAKIVDIKGREVLDSRGNPTVEADVLLDNGIIGSACAPSGASTGSREALELRDGDKSRYLGKGVLKAVANINGPIRDLLLGTDPSDQKALDHAMIKLDGTENKATLGANAILAVSLAAAKAAAQDQDLPLYAHIANLNGTPGVYSMPVPMMNIINGGEHADNNVDIQEFMVQPVGAKSFSEGLRMGTEIFHHLKAVLKARGLSTAVGDEGGFAPNLASNEDALKVISEAVANAGYKLGTDVTLALDCAASEFFEDGKYNLSGEGQVFTAEGFADYLKGLTERYPIISIEDGLDESDWAGWKILTDKIGEKTQLVGDDLFVTNTKILKEGIDKKIANSILIKFNQIGTLTETLEAIQMAKAAGYTAVISHRSGETEDSTIADLAVGTSAGQIKTGSLCRSDRVSKYNQLLRIEEQLNGKAKYNGRSEFRG, translated from the coding sequence ATGGCAAAAATCGTCGACATCAAAGGTCGTGAAGTTCTCGACTCCCGTGGCAATCCCACCGTGGAAGCGGACGTGCTTCTCGACAACGGCATCATCGGCAGCGCTTGCGCGCCGTCCGGTGCATCCACTGGCTCGCGTGAAGCGCTCGAGCTGCGTGATGGCGACAAGAGCCGTTACCTGGGCAAGGGCGTGCTCAAGGCGGTAGCCAACATCAACGGTCCGATCCGCGATCTGCTGCTGGGCACCGACCCAAGCGACCAGAAAGCCCTGGACCACGCGATGATCAAGCTTGACGGTACCGAAAACAAAGCGACCCTGGGCGCCAACGCCATCCTCGCCGTCTCCCTGGCTGCGGCCAAGGCTGCTGCGCAGGATCAGGACCTGCCGCTGTACGCACACATCGCCAACCTGAACGGCACTCCGGGTGTGTACTCGATGCCGGTTCCGATGATGAACATCATCAACGGTGGCGAACACGCCGACAACAACGTCGACATCCAGGAATTCATGGTTCAGCCGGTTGGCGCCAAGTCTTTCTCGGAAGGTCTGCGCATGGGCACCGAGATTTTCCATCACCTGAAAGCTGTTCTGAAGGCCCGTGGCCTGAGCACTGCTGTCGGTGACGAAGGCGGTTTCGCGCCGAACCTGGCGTCCAACGAAGACGCACTGAAAGTGATCTCCGAAGCTGTTGCCAACGCCGGTTACAAGCTGGGCACCGACGTGACCCTGGCTCTGGACTGCGCAGCCAGCGAATTCTTCGAAGACGGCAAGTACAACCTGTCCGGCGAAGGCCAGGTATTCACCGCTGAAGGTTTCGCCGACTACCTGAAAGGTCTGACCGAGCGTTACCCGATCATTTCGATCGAAGACGGTCTGGACGAGTCCGACTGGGCTGGCTGGAAGATCCTCACCGACAAGATCGGCGAGAAGACCCAACTGGTCGGCGACGACCTGTTCGTGACCAACACCAAGATCCTGAAAGAAGGCATCGATAAAAAGATCGCCAACTCGATCCTGATCAAGTTCAACCAGATCGGCACCCTGACCGAAACCCTGGAAGCCATCCAGATGGCCAAGGCTGCCGGTTACACCGCCGTGATCTCGCACCGTTCGGGCGAAACCGAAGATTCGACCATTGCCGACCTGGCGGTGGGTACTTCGGCTGGCCAGATCAAGACCGGTTCGCTGTGCCGTTCCGATCGCGTTTCCAAGTACAACCAACTGCTGCGTATCGAAGAGCAGTTGAATGGCAAAGCCAAGTACAACGGTCGCTCCGAGTTTCGCGGTTAA